TCGCGCTGCGGCCACAGCATCGGGTCGTCGGCACGCGGCGGGATGAGTAGTTCCACCTGGCGTCCGGAGGAGTCGGGGCCGGCGGCGGCCTGCCGGGTGGCGAGCGATACGCGTTTGCGGTTTTCCTTCTTCGGCTTCTTCGCCTCGGCGCGGACCTGCTCCAACACCTCGTCGGGGTTCGGCCAGCCGACCCAGCCGGCAAGGCGGCGGGCGTATTCCTGCTGGAGAACTTTGTCGTCGATGGAGGCGACGACGGGAACGGTTCGTCGTAAAGCTTGGACGCGCCCCTCGGCCGAATCGAGGGAGAAATTTTTCAGCAGGGACTCGATGACGAACTCGTAGACGGGAACGCGGGAAGCGACGAGGTCGCGAAGGGCGGAGTCCCCCTTCTCCAGGCGCAGGTCGCAAGGGTCCATGCCGTCCGGTGCGACGGCGACAAACGACTGACCGCCGAACTCCGCGTCAGTGTTGTAGGCGCGCATCGCAGCCTTTTGTCCGGCCTCGTCGCCGTCGAAGGTGTAGATGAGCTCGCCGCGGAAGAAATTGTCGTCCAACATGAGGCGACGGATCAGGCTCATGTGTTCGGAGCCGAACGCGGTGCCGCAGGTGGCCACGGCCGTGGTCACGCCGGCGGCGTGCATGGCCATCACGTCGGTGTAGCCCTCCACCACCACCGTCTGGTGCTGCGTGGCGATATTCTTCTTCGCCTTATCGATGCCAAAGAGCACCTTCGACTTGTGATACAGCAGCGTGTCGGAGGTGTTCATGTACTTGCCCATGGGGTCGTCGTCGAAAAGCTTGCGCGCGCCGAAACCGATCGTGTTCGAGGCGGCGTCCTTAATCGGCCAGATCAGGCGGCGGCGAAACTTGTCGATGGGGCCGCGTTTGCCCTGCGACGACAGGCCGGCGTCGATAAGTTCCTGCACCTCAAACCCCTTGCGCAGCAGGTGCTTCGTCAGCGTGTCCCAGCCGTCGGGGGCGTAGCCGCACTCGAAATCGTGGATCAACTCGCGCGAAAACCCGCGGTTGAGCAGAAATTCGCGGCCCGCCTGCGCCTCGGGTTTCTCGAGCTGCTCGATGTAGAACTCGTGCGCCGCCTTATTCGCCGCGAGCAGCCGCTGACGCGTGCCTGGCTTCACATCGCGCGCGCCCGTGGAACCGCCCTGGTAGTTGATGCGGTAGCCGATCTGATCCGCGACCGCCTCCACCGCCTCCGGGAAGGTGAGCTGCTCCATCTCCATCATGAAGGAGAACACGTCGCCGCCCTTGCCCGTGGAAAAGCAGTGGTAGTAGCCGTGCGCGGGACGGACGTGGAAACTCGGCGTCTTCTCGTCCTTGAACGGACTTAGACCCTTCAGCGAATCGTGGCCGGCAGGTTTCAACTGCACGTACTCGCCAACGATCTCGTCGAGCGGCGCGCGCTGACGGATAGCCTCAATATCGCTATCCGGAATTCTGCCCCTTGCCATGGCGCTCATCGTAGCGCGTGCGAAGATATAGACCTATGAAGCGCCTCATTGTCCCGCTGACCTGCTTGCTTTTAAGCAGTTGCGTATCGACGACCCCCTCCGGCCTCCCCGCGTGCGGCTCGCTTCCCGACGAGGCCTGGGACACCGTCGAACGCATCGAAGCCGGCGGGCCGTACCCCTACCCCGCTAACGACGACACGCGCTTCGGCAACTACGAACAGGTGCTTCCCGATAAGCCGCGCGACTACTACCGGGAGTACACCGTGGACACCCCGGGGCTGAACCACCGCGGGGCGAGGCGCATCGTCACCGGCGGCGACGCTTCCGGTGTCGAGGCCTGGTTCTACACCGACGACCACTACGAATCCTTCTGCGAAATGGAGGTCAACTGATGAACCCGATCTTTGTCACCCGCACCGTGCGCTCGGTTGAGGACCTCGGCCGCGCCGTGTTGGCCGCCGCATACGGGCCTTCCGACGACCGCCCCGTGCCGACGAACCTGGACGCCCTGGCAGATTTGCTTCGCGAGGCGCGCGTGTCTCGCGTGGTGGTTGTGGACTGGCGGGTGGAGGGGTCGTCGTCAAGCAAGCTGCGCGCGGTGTTTGAGGGGGAAGGTGTAGAGCTGGTCCGCTAGACCCCCACCAGCAAACCCCTACTATGGCCAGTTATTGGGCATAGTAGGGGTTTGCTCGTAGA
Above is a genomic segment from Corynebacterium lujinxingii containing:
- the dnaG gene encoding DNA primase, which codes for MARGRIPDSDIEAIRQRAPLDEIVGEYVQLKPAGHDSLKGLSPFKDEKTPSFHVRPAHGYYHCFSTGKGGDVFSFMMEMEQLTFPEAVEAVADQIGYRINYQGGSTGARDVKPGTRQRLLAANKAAHEFYIEQLEKPEAQAGREFLLNRGFSRELIHDFECGYAPDGWDTLTKHLLRKGFEVQELIDAGLSSQGKRGPIDKFRRRLIWPIKDAASNTIGFGARKLFDDDPMGKYMNTSDTLLYHKSKVLFGIDKAKKNIATQHQTVVVEGYTDVMAMHAAGVTTAVATCGTAFGSEHMSLIRRLMLDDNFFRGELIYTFDGDEAGQKAAMRAYNTDAEFGGQSFVAVAPDGMDPCDLRLEKGDSALRDLVASRVPVYEFVIESLLKNFSLDSAEGRVQALRRTVPVVASIDDKVLQQEYARRLAGWVGWPNPDEVLEQVRAEAKKPKKENRKRVSLATRQAAAGPDSSGRQVELLIPPRADDPMLWPQREALKIALQHPLKAGNYFDGINPDAFTNDAYRQVREAVTAAGGCSRVTDGGAGWLAAVAGEMRDLSGRNFVSELAVEPIHADDLDEYADSVLSRLQETRVGDQIAQLKSQLQRMRPSDDEEAYNALFSDLVALEQARRDLNDRAFRGR
- a CDS encoding ribonuclease domain-containing protein, which translates into the protein MKRLIVPLTCLLLSSCVSTTPSGLPACGSLPDEAWDTVERIEAGGPYPYPANDDTRFGNYEQVLPDKPRDYYREYTVDTPGLNHRGARRIVTGGDASGVEAWFYTDDHYESFCEMEVN